One window of the Prinia subflava isolate CZ2003 ecotype Zambia chromosome 1, Cam_Psub_1.2, whole genome shotgun sequence genome contains the following:
- the SLC66A2 gene encoding solute carrier family 66 member 2 isoform X5: MEPGGLEWLLVPMQQLVSWGAAGAMVFGGVVPYIPQYRDIRRTQNAEGFSTYVCLVLLVANILRILFWFGRRFESPLLWQSIIMIITMLLMLKLCTEVRVSNELNVKRRSFAAADSKDEEIKAPPKRSYLEEKMLSALFQKPVLQRQLN; the protein is encoded by the exons ATGGAGCCGGGAGGCCTGGAGTGGCTGCTGGTGCCCATGCAGCAGCTGGTGTCCTGGGGCGCCGCGGGGGCCATGGTGTTCGGCGGCGTCGTGCCCTACATCCCTCAGTACCGCGACATTCGGCGGACCCAGAACGCGGAGGGCTTCTCCACCTACGTCTGCCTGGTGTTGCTGGTCGCAAATATTCTGCGGATACTTTTTTG gtTTGGAAGGCGTTTTGAATCCCCGCTTTTGTGGCAGAGCATTATCATGATCATTACAATGTTACTGATGCTGAAGCTGTGCACTGAAGTTCGTGTGTCCAATGAGCTAAACGTCAAACGCCGCTCTTTTGCAG CTGCAGATAGTAAGGATGAAGAAATCAAAGCACCTCCCAAGAGATCCTATCTGG aagaaaagatgctTTCAGCTCTATTTCAGAAACCAGTTCTTCAAAGGCAGTTGAATTGA